Proteins encoded in a region of the Triticum dicoccoides isolate Atlit2015 ecotype Zavitan chromosome 3A, WEW_v2.0, whole genome shotgun sequence genome:
- the LOC119269596 gene encoding uncharacterized protein LOC119269596 produces the protein MANDGELSAVAAAAAEPDLERGRVGGGGKRPGGESSVEEEEQGEGSQRFSDAEDRSWHSRQNSAALEDRASTSASVRSCAGAAAGDGDKEGEAAAGRDRKSCVSECSLDDVDLEAGPAAEITKASPDKDEMNCRICHLGLESAAAESGAGIVLGCSCKDDLSCAHKQCAETWFKIRGNKICEICGSTACNVVGFGDAEFMEQWNESGNSAATQAPANETRRFWQGHRFLNFLLACMVFAFVISWLFHFNVPG, from the exons ATGGCGAACGACGGCGAGCTGTcggcggtcgccgccgccgccgccgagcctgaCTTGGAGCGGGGCCGCGTCGGCGGCGGAGGAAAGCGGCCAGGCGGGGAGAGCTccgtggaggaggaggagcagggggaGGGGAGCCAGCGCTTCTCCGACGCCGAGGACCGGTCATGGCACTCGCGCCAGAACTCCGCCGCCCTCGAGGACCGCGCCTCGACGTCCGCGTCCGTCCGCTCCTGCGCCGGCGCCGCCGCAGGGGACGGGGACAAGGAAGGCGAGGCCGCGGCCGGGCGCGACAGGAAGTCGTGCGTGTCGGAGTGCTCGCTGGACGACGTGGACCTGGAGGCCGGGCCGGCCGCCGAGATCACCAAGGCCAGCCCCGACAAGGACGAGATGAACTGCCGCATCTGCCACCTCGGCCTCGAGAGcgccgccgccgagtccggcgCCGGCATCGTGCTCGGCTGCTCCTGCAAGGACGACCTCTCCTGCGCCCACAAGCAGTGCGCCGAGACCTGGTTCAAGATCAGGGGCAACAA GATTTGCGAGATCTGCGGCTCGACGGCATGCAACGTGGTTGGCTTCGGTGACGCGGAGTTCATGGAGCAGTGGAACGAATCGGGCAACTCCGCAGCTACGCAGGCGCCGGCGAACGAGACGAGGAGGTTCTGGCAAGGCCACCGGTTCCTCAACTTCCTCCTGGCCTGCATGGTGTTCGCCTTCGTCATATCCTGGCTCTTCCACTTCAACGTCCCCGGATGA